The Candidatus Omnitrophota bacterium DNA window GGTCTATGCCAAAAGATTCGGCGTAGCTCCGGCCAAGGAAGGCGATCTTCACAGGCCTGCCCCTAAAGGGGTTGATTTAAACAGTATCCTTTGCGTAAAGACAAAACGCTCTTTGAGGAATGACTTTACGGTAGCGCATGATAAAAAACTTTACCAGGTACTTGATGGTACGAGAGCCAAAGAGGTGATGGTCGAGGAGAGGGTCAACGGTTCAATGATTATACGTTATAAAGACGCTATTCTAAAGTTCAAAGAAATAACCACGCGTCCCAGGAAAGAAGAGCCTAAAAAGACGTACGAATTCAGGTTAAAAAGAGTATATGTGCCGCCTCCAGCCGACCACCCTTGGAGGCGCTTTAAGATCAATCCACAGTATGCACATTATTCACAAAGAGAAAAAAGTAGCAAAAAAGAGAAAGGGCTGCTACTAACGTTACAAACCTAAAAACCGGACATTTTAACTTTGCTAGAATTAGGACATTTTAATCTTGCTATAACACGGACTTCTAACGGGGTTGACTTTCCGACTTATTAAAGGTATAATCCAACCCGAGATGGACATAATATTAATATCTCTTACTATATTGGCAAGTTTGGCAATCGGTTGGTCTATCGGCGCCAATGATGCCGCCAATTCGCTTGGTACGGCCGTAGGTTCGCGTGTAGTGACGCTTAAACAGGCGATATTATTAATAGCTATTTTTGGTTTTTTAGGAGCATTTCTGCAGGGCGGCCACGTATCCACGACTATAGGTAAAGGCATTGTCCCCATAGATCAGCTGGATAAGGATGTCGGGTTATATCTCGCGCTTATCGCATCTTTTGCGGCTTGCGCCTGGGTCGTTATCGCTACATATTGGAAGATACCCATCTCGACCAGCCATTCCATTGTAGGCGCCGTAGCCGGAGCAGGTTTGGCGCTAGGTACTACAATCAATTGGAAGGTTCTTTTTGATATATTTACCTGCTGGATCGCCACCCCTTTCGGAGCAGCCATTTTAGGATATATATTTTACCGCAGCCTGCAGAATGTATTTTACCGTATTGTTCCCCGAAGGTACCTAAGAGTTACTTTCGCCACTTTGATTGTTGCAAGCGGCTGCTATGTCGCTTATACATGGGGTGCGAATGACGTGGCCAATTCCATAGGATTGGTAGTGGGGTCTGGAATACTTTTGCCTAATATAGCCATTATTTTAGGCGGTATTGCTATAGTGGTCGGCATTACTACGTGGGGGTATAAAGTTATTGAGACAGTAGGCTCTGAAATAACGCACCTTTTGCCCATAATGGCATTTTCGGCGCAGCTTGCCAGCGCGATAAATGTCCATATATATACTATGTTCGGGATACCGGTATCCACAAGCCATTCCATAGTCGGGGCTATTTTCGGAGTAGGTTTAGTGAAGGGGATGCATGTCTTGAATGGGCGTATCGCGAGGGATATGGCCTTGTGCTGGATAGCCACTCCGTTTGTTTCAGGGTTAATAAGCTTTTCGGTATTTAAGCTGATCATGATATTTGTTAAAATAATGTAGTCCCTCGGCGCGCTCGCCCAAATTGAATGTGAGCTCGCTTGCTCGGGATAAATTTTGTTTCACAAAATTTGGAGGTTGAAAAATGAGAGGACTGGGAAATATTTTAGGCTGGCTCGGCATGGAGCAGGAGAGGACTATATTGGAGGATGCCCAGAAACACGTGGAAGAGACTTATAAGACCGTCTCCTACTTTACCGACGCTATCAAGGCATTTATTAAGGGAGATGCAGCAACCAAGAATACCGCGATTGAAAACGTAAGCCGCAGCGAACATGAGGCGGATGTACTGCGCTCCAAGATGGTCAAACAGCTTTCGGAAAGCCTTATGCTTCCTCCCGACAGGGAAGACCTTATGCATTTTGTGAAATCGCTCGACAGGATAGCCGACTGGACAAACGGGGCCGCGAGAATACTGGGTTTTATTGAAACGACGCCGCCCGAGAGCGTATCAAAAAATATATTCATTGCGACAGAGCTGATCCTCAGTTCCGTTACAAAATTAAGAGAAAGTATAAACGCGCTTACCAGAAACGACCTCAAGAAGGCGCTTAGTGACTGCGAAGATGTAGACCGGCTGGAACACGAGGCGGATGACCAGAAGAGAGTGCTGATAGGATCGCTCATACATGCGAAGCTTGAGACAGTGGCATTTTTCTTATGCTACCAGCTCGCGGAATATCTGGAGGGAGTAACCGATAAGATAGAAGATGCCGCAGATTTTGTAAAAGTGGTCGCTATCAGGTCGAGGTAAACGCCGCAAGAATAGCATGCATGAAAAATAGGAAATCTAAGCCTGAGGCAATAATCTTTGACATGGACGGCGTTATCATCGACTCTATGCCGTATCATTTTCTCGCCTGGTACGAAGCGTTAAGGCCCTTGGGAGTTAGGGTAAGTTGTTTTGAGGTCTATTCCAAAGAAGGCGAGGACTGGAAAAAGACCCTCAGAGAATTCTTAAAAAAAGCCGGTATAAAACCCACCGAAAAGATACTAAGCGGCATATTTCGCCGCAGAAAAAAGATCTTTAAGAAAAATTTTAAACGCTTTATATTTAAAGGCGCAAAAGAAGTTCTGGTATGTCTTAAGAAAAAAGATTATCTTCTTGGCCTTGTGACCGGCACGCCCAAAAAAGAGGTAAAAAAGATCTTGCCGGTTTCAATGTACAGGTTATTTGACTGCATAGTAGCCGGAGACGAGGTGAAAAAAGGAAAACCGCATCCGGAACCGTATCTTCGGGCGGCAAAATTAATGGATGTAAAACCTTCGGAATGCGTTGTTGTAGAGAATGCCCCTTTCGGCGTGGAATCGGCCAAAAAAGCCGGGATGTTTTGCATAGCAGTTACCACCGGGCTTACGAAAGAATATCTCAAAGGGGCAGATATAATCGTTGACGATTTGTCGGATATGATAGAAGCGGTAGAGAATAGGGGGGTGAAATGTTTAAGAAAATTCTTATAGCGGCTATTCTAGTTCTTGGTTTAGTACGCTCACCGGCATTTGGTGCGGATGAAAAAGTTCATCCAGAGGTCAGGAAATTTTTAAATAATCTTGAAGATGCTATATACAAGATGGATACCTATAGCTCGACCATGGTCTCCGAAAACCGGAAAGGGAAGAAGCGCGAATATAAAGTTACGGAGTTCCGGTTCAAGAAGCCGAACCTTATAAGGACCGATGTTATTGACGGCGACAAAAAAGGGAGCACCGTTATTTTGAATAAAGAAGGAAAGATAAGAGGCAAAAATTCCATGGGCCTCAGGAAGACGCTAAAGCCTGCGGATTCAAGGCTTAAGAATATACGCGGCGCGACATTTATGCAGGCCAGCTTCATAGATATGATGGAGAGGCTGAAAGAACATATTCTGGAAAGAGGGTGCAGGGCCAGAGTGGTGGTTGAGCAGTATATGGATAGGCCCGCTTATCACCTTATAATAGAACACGATGACGACGATGATCCGGTGACGCTGGAAGAAGTCTGGTACGATAAGGATACGTACTTCATAATGAAAAAAATAAAGTTCGAAGGGGAAACCAAAGTAAGCGATATTACCTGGAAGGACCGTAAGATAAACATCCCCCTTGATGACAGCCTGTTCGTGCAGTGATTCGCGACAATGCTATGGACGCATTCGATAAATATTATAATAAGCTCAACGAAAACCAGAAGAAAGCCGTCGATATTACTGATGGCCCCCTTCTCATATTAGCCGGCCCCGGCACAGGGAAGACTGAGCTCCTGTCGGTGCGCGCCGCAAATATAATTCGGCAAAAAAAAGCCCGGCCCGGCAACATCCTCATACTGACCTACACCAATTCCGCCGCAAAGGCCATGAAAGAGCGTCTCGTGAAAATCATAGGCCCCTCCGCGCATGATATAGAAAGCGCTACCTTTCACAGTTTCGCCAATTCGGTAATATTAGATTCGGAAGATGCCGCGAATTACATACAGGAAAAGATCCAGATGCAGGATATAGAGCGCATAAGGCTTCTTGAGTATATCCTTGATAAAACAGAAGGCATAGACGCGATAAGGCCGATGAAATCGCCCTATTTTTACCGCCAGGATATAGAGAGAAGGATAAGTGATCTTAAAAGGGAAGCTATAACGCCCGTGGAATTCTCGGCGCTGGCGGATTCTTTCAAGCCCGACGGCGTTCTGTTCGAGGAAAAGCACGCGGAGCGAATAAGAGCGCTGGCGCTGGCGTACAAATTATACGAGGAGTATAAAGACGGTAAAAACGAGGATATTTTTGACTCAAGAGGCCGGTATGATTATGATGATATGATTATTTTCGCCGTAAAGGCGGTAAAAAATGAAAAATATCTTAGAAGCAGGCTGCAGGAGGAATATAAATACATAATGGTGGACGAGTTTCAGGATACTAATGGCGCGCAACTGAAGCTGCTTTTTGAGCTCGCAGCCGGCAAATCGCCCAATTTGTGCTGCGTCGGAGATGATGACCAGGCGATATACCGTTTTCAAGGTGCCTCAGTCGCAAATTTCAGAATATTAAGAGAAAAATTATCGGATATGACAGAAGTGTCGCTCAAAGACAATTACCGCTCGACAAAAGAAATAATAAAATTGGCTGGAAATATAATAAGACACATACCGAGCGATACGCGCGTTACGGCGAAGGACCTTGTGTCGCGGAAAGATTACAAAGATAAAACAATAGAATTCCATGAATTTTCCACAGGGAGCGCCGAGCTTATTTATATAACCGACAGGATAAGAGATATACATAAAAATGTTGACTACAATGATATTGCGGTGCTTGTCAGGAAACGGGACGATGTGCTCAAAGTTGTGGACGCCTTTCTCGGAGCCGGCATACCTTACGCGACTGACGGCAAAGAGGACATAAGCGGCGAAAACCGCGTCAGGCAAATGCTGGATGTCCTCGAGTTTGCGCACCTCAAAAATACCGCGGATTACGCCTCCAAAGACAGCCTCTTCTACCGCATTATAACCAGCGATTATTTAGGCGTGAAGATGACGGATGTGCTGAAATTTATCTCGTACGTGAACGGTAAAAAAAGAGAAGAAAAGGATACGCTAAAGAAGAGCCAGATAGCCGTTTATACAGAATTTATAAATTTGTTCACCGCGAGTAACGCGGAAAAGGCCGAGTGTTTTGGCAGGGAGATTGGGCTGTCTGATACAGCCCAATTTACAAAGGCAGCATCCGTCATCAAATCTCTTTTGGACGGAGCCGAGACAAAGCCGGTCCATACCATGTTTATGGAATATATAAAGTCAGCGGGCGTTTACAAGTATATACTTTCGTCGTACAATGATAATGAAGTCCTAAGAATACGCGACCTGCGCGCTTTATGCTCATTCATAAACATGGTCAAAATAAAAAACGTGACTCAGCCCGGTGTCAGGCTGGCGGACTTTATGGATGAGATCGAGACCATGCTGAAGCACGGCCTGCCGCTTGTGGGCAAGCTTGTAACCATGACGCAGGACGGGGTCAGGGTATTCACGGCGCACGGCTCAAAAGGGCTCGAATTTCATACGGTAATAATACCTTTTTGCCTGCAGAAAAAGAACTGGCCTATGCAGCCCCTGCCTAACAAGATCCCCCTGCCCGCGGAAATATACAATATCGGCGGCAATGCCATGGACAAGGAGGCTGTAAAAGAGATGAGCTTCTACGATGAAACAAGGCTTTTTTACGTTGCCTCTACGCGCGCCAAATCAAACCTTATTTATACATCAAGCCCTACGGAAAGCGCGGTGAGCAGTCTGTATCTCGCTTCCGCGGGATTAAGCGCGGATGAGCCGGAATCCGGTATGAAAGAGGAGACGCTCCTTGGGAAGTCGCTCGCGCTTGCCGAAGAGAAGGAGCCTTTTATAGGGACGGAAAAAGTCCTGCGGGACCTGGTCAGCGATCTGACGCTTAACCCGACCAAACTGAACAACTATATCAAATGCCGCAGGAAATTTCTGTATGATAACGTGCTCCTTCTGCCCGCCAGGAAAAATGTTTTTCTTACTTTCGGAAACTGCGTGCATAAGGCGCTGGAGGACGCTTACGGGTGTTTAATAAAGACAGGCAAATTTCCGGATTTCGATTTTTTCAACGATTTATTCAAGAGAGAACTTATGAATCAGGGCGTAGATAGGTCTATAGAGGCGGACTGCAATAAGTGGCTCCCCTCTGTAAAAAATTGGTATATAATCGCATCGAAAAGCCCTGTGAAACCCATTGCTCTTGAGGAAAGCCTGGAGATAGCGTTGCCGGGCAAGCTTATATTCAGGGGAAAGCTCGACAAAACAGAGTTTGTGGACGAGAAAAAGGGCCTTGTGCGGGTGCTTGATTATAAAACCGGCCCGCCGGATGAACATGTGAAAAACATATACAATGTGTCTGATCTTAAAAGCCGTGAGTGCGATGATTATCTGCGGCAGCTGGTGGCGTATAAATTACTTTTTGAAAAAAGCAAAAAGAACGCGGGCCTTAAAGTTACCGAAGG harbors:
- a CDS encoding inorganic phosphate transporter family protein, which produces MDIILISLTILASLAIGWSIGANDAANSLGTAVGSRVVTLKQAILLIAIFGFLGAFLQGGHVSTTIGKGIVPIDQLDKDVGLYLALIASFAACAWVVIATYWKIPISTSHSIVGAVAGAGLALGTTINWKVLFDIFTCWIATPFGAAILGYIFYRSLQNVFYRIVPRRYLRVTFATLIVASGCYVAYTWGANDVANSIGLVVGSGILLPNIAIILGGIAIVVGITTWGYKVIETVGSEITHLLPIMAFSAQLASAINVHIYTMFGIPVSTSHSIVGAIFGVGLVKGMHVLNGRIARDMALCWIATPFVSGLISFSVFKLIMIFVKIM
- a CDS encoding DUF47 family protein is translated as MRGLGNILGWLGMEQERTILEDAQKHVEETYKTVSYFTDAIKAFIKGDAATKNTAIENVSRSEHEADVLRSKMVKQLSESLMLPPDREDLMHFVKSLDRIADWTNGAARILGFIETTPPESVSKNIFIATELILSSVTKLRESINALTRNDLKKALSDCEDVDRLEHEADDQKRVLIGSLIHAKLETVAFFLCYQLAEYLEGVTDKIEDAADFVKVVAIRSR
- a CDS encoding HAD family phosphatase — its product is MKNRKSKPEAIIFDMDGVIIDSMPYHFLAWYEALRPLGVRVSCFEVYSKEGEDWKKTLREFLKKAGIKPTEKILSGIFRRRKKIFKKNFKRFIFKGAKEVLVCLKKKDYLLGLVTGTPKKEVKKILPVSMYRLFDCIVAGDEVKKGKPHPEPYLRAAKLMDVKPSECVVVENAPFGVESAKKAGMFCIAVTTGLTKEYLKGADIIVDDLSDMIEAVENRGVKCLRKFL
- a CDS encoding ATP-dependent helicase, whose product is MDAFDKYYNKLNENQKKAVDITDGPLLILAGPGTGKTELLSVRAANIIRQKKARPGNILILTYTNSAAKAMKERLVKIIGPSAHDIESATFHSFANSVILDSEDAANYIQEKIQMQDIERIRLLEYILDKTEGIDAIRPMKSPYFYRQDIERRISDLKREAITPVEFSALADSFKPDGVLFEEKHAERIRALALAYKLYEEYKDGKNEDIFDSRGRYDYDDMIIFAVKAVKNEKYLRSRLQEEYKYIMVDEFQDTNGAQLKLLFELAAGKSPNLCCVGDDDQAIYRFQGASVANFRILREKLSDMTEVSLKDNYRSTKEIIKLAGNIIRHIPSDTRVTAKDLVSRKDYKDKTIEFHEFSTGSAELIYITDRIRDIHKNVDYNDIAVLVRKRDDVLKVVDAFLGAGIPYATDGKEDISGENRVRQMLDVLEFAHLKNTADYASKDSLFYRIITSDYLGVKMTDVLKFISYVNGKKREEKDTLKKSQIAVYTEFINLFTASNAEKAECFGREIGLSDTAQFTKAASVIKSLLDGAETKPVHTMFMEYIKSAGVYKYILSSYNDNEVLRIRDLRALCSFINMVKIKNVTQPGVRLADFMDEIETMLKHGLPLVGKLVTMTQDGVRVFTAHGSKGLEFHTVIIPFCLQKKNWPMQPLPNKIPLPAEIYNIGGNAMDKEAVKEMSFYDETRLFYVASTRAKSNLIYTSSPTESAVSSLYLASAGLSADEPESGMKEETLLGKSLALAEEKEPFIGTEKVLRDLVSDLTLNPTKLNNYIKCRRKFLYDNVLLLPARKNVFLTFGNCVHKALEDAYGCLIKTGKFPDFDFFNDLFKRELMNQGVDRSIEADCNKWLPSVKNWYIIASKSPVKPIALEESLEIALPGKLIFRGKLDKTEFVDEKKGLVRVLDYKTGPPDEHVKNIYNVSDLKSRECDDYLRQLVAYKLLFEKSKKNAGLKVTEGTLVFTAEVKATVLKYGLKKGAYINKTVELSDDMVEQLEDVIKNCWRDINALKFEKLENTDENRKKTCNKCEYNDICWER